The Moraxella haemolytica genome window below encodes:
- the accB gene encoding acetyl-CoA carboxylase biotin carboxyl carrier protein — protein MDIKKIRELIDLMEEKDLVNLEYGHDDNYVNLTRNVAVQTIAASPVVAPATTAVSATPKAPSGKVETSPMVGVFYSAPSPNDPPFVKVGQKVQAGDQLGIIEAMKIMNPLEATQSGIIEDILVNNADVVQFGQPVIRYKA, from the coding sequence ATGGACATCAAAAAGATTCGTGAGCTTATTGATTTAATGGAAGAAAAAGATTTGGTCAATCTTGAGTATGGTCATGATGACAATTATGTCAATTTAACGCGTAATGTAGCTGTTCAGACCATCGCCGCTAGCCCTGTGGTCGCTCCTGCCACCACAGCAGTATCTGCCACTCCAAAAGCCCCAAGCGGCAAAGTTGAGACCTCGCCAATGGTGGGTGTATTCTACTCTGCACCAAGCCCAAATGACCCACCGTTCGTTAAAGTTGGTCAAAAAGTACAAGCAGGCGATCAGCTTGGCATCATTGAAGCAATGAAAATCATGAATCCGCTAGAAGCCACCCAAAGCGGTATCATCGAAGACATCTTGGTCAATAATGCTGATGTGGTGCAATTTGGTCAGCCTGTTATTCGCTATAAAGCGTAG
- a CDS encoding LysR family transcriptional regulator: MLDNLRSMAIFASVARHGSFSSAAKELGITTSAVSQQIRTLETDLGVTLMHRSTRKLSLSEAGESLYHAALQMMKAAEQGKENVLQLKDEISGNLRIATSPVIASNYLIPALNSWLKTHENLALNIICRGNNLDMIEDRIDFALLLEESPQGVSLTKLKQLLLASPSYLDKHSAISVPKDLSTHAFITNDERLYDNLEFQKAHDKFSIKVSSRLISNDQTVALELAASGYGIVKASELDAKPFILSGRLAPVLTEYSLPSLTLSAVSISKEQLPAKAKKCLEVLLDYFGK; the protein is encoded by the coding sequence ATGTTAGATAATTTGCGTAGTATGGCGATTTTTGCTAGCGTGGCTCGTCATGGGTCATTTAGCAGTGCTGCCAAGGAATTGGGCATTACCACCAGTGCGGTCAGTCAGCAGATTCGTACGCTTGAGACGGACTTGGGCGTAACGCTCATGCATCGCTCTACTCGCAAGCTGAGTCTAAGCGAGGCAGGTGAAAGCCTGTATCATGCCGCCTTGCAGATGATGAAAGCTGCCGAGCAGGGCAAAGAAAATGTCCTACAATTAAAAGATGAAATCTCAGGCAATTTGCGTATTGCTACCTCGCCTGTCATCGCCAGCAATTACCTCATTCCTGCACTAAACTCATGGCTAAAAACACATGAAAATCTAGCACTCAATATCATTTGTCGTGGCAATAATCTTGATATGATAGAAGACCGCATTGATTTTGCGTTATTGCTAGAAGAAAGTCCTCAAGGTGTTAGCTTGACCAAACTAAAACAGCTACTACTTGCTTCGCCAAGTTATCTAGACAAGCATTCAGCCATCAGTGTACCAAAAGACCTATCCACACACGCTTTTATTACCAATGATGAAAGACTCTATGATAACCTAGAGTTTCAAAAAGCTCATGATAAATTTAGCATCAAAGTATCATCACGCCTCATCAGCAACGACCAAACCGTTGCTCTAGAACTTGCCGCATCAGGCTATGGCATTGTCAAGGCAAGCGAGCTTGATGCCAAGCCATTTATTCTATCTGGTAGACTTGCTCCTGTGTTGACTGAATACTCACTACCATCACTAACTTTAAGTGCAGTATCCATCTCCAAAGAACAGTTGCCCGCCAAAGCCAAAAAGTGCCTTGAGGTTTTGTTGGATTATTTTGGTAAATAA
- the accC gene encoding acetyl-CoA carboxylase biotin carboxylase subunit has protein sequence MIKKLLIANRGEIALRIVRACKQLGISTVGVYSTADKDLMHLRFVDEAVCIGNAPSSQSYLDMNALLSAAEVTGADAIHPGYGFLSENAEFAEKVEEAGLTFVGPHADHIRLMGNKVSAINAMKKAGVPTVPGSVGAITLHNAEEQAKNIGFPLIVKAAAGGGGRGMRVVERFEELINQVQAAKAEAESAFGDDTVYMERFLKNPRHVEVQVLGDGNGNALHLFDRDCSLQRRHQKVLEEAPAPDIPNDIRQPILDACVRACEQIKYRGAGTFEFLYEDDQFFFIEMNTRVQVEHPVTEMITGIDIVVEQLKIAAGYGLSYHQDEITIRGHAIECRINAEDPSTFMPCPGKIENLFTPSGSGVRFDSHLYQGYNIPSYYDSLIGKLICHAQTRSQAIAKTLHALDELIIEGIKTNVPLHRDVILQDEAFVNEAQNIHYLENHLLAPKQTK, from the coding sequence ATGATTAAAAAATTATTGATTGCAAACCGTGGCGAGATTGCCCTGCGTATCGTGCGTGCGTGTAAGCAGCTTGGCATCTCAACTGTCGGCGTATATTCTACCGCTGATAAGGATTTGATGCACTTGCGTTTCGTTGATGAGGCGGTCTGTATTGGTAATGCTCCATCATCACAAAGCTACCTAGACATGAACGCCCTACTCTCTGCAGCTGAGGTTACAGGTGCTGACGCCATTCATCCTGGCTATGGGTTTTTATCCGAGAACGCTGAATTTGCTGAAAAAGTTGAAGAAGCAGGCTTAACCTTTGTAGGTCCTCATGCTGACCACATCCGCCTAATGGGCAATAAAGTTTCCGCCATCAATGCCATGAAAAAAGCAGGTGTACCAACAGTACCAGGCTCTGTTGGGGCGATTACTCTGCACAATGCCGAAGAACAAGCCAAAAACATCGGTTTTCCACTCATTGTCAAAGCAGCAGCTGGCGGTGGCGGTCGTGGTATGCGTGTGGTAGAAAGGTTTGAGGAACTCATCAACCAAGTGCAAGCTGCCAAAGCCGAAGCGGAAAGTGCTTTTGGTGATGACACGGTGTACATGGAGAGATTCTTAAAAAACCCACGCCATGTTGAGGTGCAGGTTTTGGGGGACGGCAATGGCAATGCCTTACATCTGTTTGATCGTGATTGTTCATTGCAACGCCGTCATCAAAAAGTTCTAGAAGAAGCCCCTGCCCCAGACATTCCTAACGACATTAGGCAACCCATTTTAGATGCGTGTGTGCGTGCTTGCGAACAAATTAAGTATCGTGGTGCAGGCACTTTTGAATTCTTATATGAAGATGACCAGTTTTTCTTTATTGAGATGAACACTCGTGTGCAAGTAGAGCATCCTGTTACTGAGATGATTACAGGTATTGACATTGTGGTTGAGCAGTTAAAAATCGCTGCAGGTTATGGTTTGTCTTATCATCAAGATGAAATTACCATTCGTGGGCACGCCATTGAATGCCGTATCAATGCAGAAGACCCATCAACTTTCATGCCCTGCCCTGGTAAGATAGAAAATCTCTTTACCCCAAGTGGTTCAGGCGTGCGTTTTGATTCGCATTTATATCAAGGATATAATATTCCAAGTTATTATGATTCTTTGATTGGTAAGCTCATCTGCCATGCTCAGACACGAAGTCAAGCCATCGCTAAGACATTGCACGCATTAGATGAGCTAATCATTGAAGGCATCAAGACAAATGTACCTTTACATCGTGATGTGATTTTGCAAGATGAAGCATTCGTCAATGAAGCACAAAATATCCATTATCTAGAAAATCATCTACTTGCTCCAAAACAAACCAAGTGA